One window of Sinorhizobium numidicum genomic DNA carries:
- the fdhF gene encoding formate dehydrogenase subunit alpha, whose protein sequence is MSLIDEIDYGTPASTSEKPVTLTIDGREITVPEGTSIMRASMEAGIEVPKLCASDMMEAFGSCRLCLVEIEGRAGMPASCTTPVAPAMVVSTQTQRLKDVRRGVMELYISDHPLDCLTCAANGDCELQDMAGAVGLRDVRYGYDGSNHVTARNNGEANLKWAPKDESNPYFTYDPAKCIVCSRCVRACEEVQGTFALTISGRGFDSRVSAGMNEDFVSSECVSCGACVQACPTATLTEKSVIEIGQPEHSVITTCAYCGVGCSFKAEMRGEELVRMVPWKDGQANRGHSCVKGRFAYGYSSHKDRILNPMIRERISDPWREVTWEEAFAHVASEFRRIQYQYGRDSVGGITSSRCTNEETYLVQKLVRAGFRNNNVDTCARVCHSPTGYGLGQAFGTSAGTQNFDSVEHTDVAIIIGANPTDGHPVFASRLKKRLREGAKLIVIDPRRIDLVRSAHVEASYHLPLKPGTNVAILTALAHVIVTEGLANEAFIRERCDWSEFEDWAVFVAEPHHSPEATEAYTGVPAELVRGAARLYATGGNGAIYYGLGVTEHSQGSTTVMAIANLAMVTGNIGRPGVGVNPLRGQNNVQGSCDMGSFPHELPGYRHISDDATRETFEKLWGVTLNNEPGLRIPNMLDAAVEGTFKALYIQGEDILQSDPDTKHVAAGLAAMECVVVHDLFLNETANYAHVFLPGSTFLEKDGTFTNAERRINRVRRVMTPRNGYADWEVTLKLAQAMGLDWKYRHPSEIMDEIAAMTPSFAMVSYDYLDKMGSVQWPCNEKAPLGSPIMHIDGFVRGKGKFIRTEYVATDERTGPRFPLLLTTGRILSQYNVGAQTRRTDNVVWHAEDRLEIHPHDAEQRGIRDGDWVRLASRAGETTLRTLITDRVAPGVVYTTFHHPTTQANVITTDFSDWATNCPEYKVTAVQVSPSNGPSDWQRDYDEQARQSRRIAGKLEAAE, encoded by the coding sequence ATGTCTCTCATTGATGAAATCGATTATGGCACTCCTGCTTCCACATCCGAAAAGCCGGTGACGCTGACGATCGACGGGCGTGAGATTACCGTGCCGGAAGGAACCTCGATCATGCGTGCCTCGATGGAGGCCGGTATCGAGGTGCCGAAGCTTTGCGCCTCGGACATGATGGAAGCCTTCGGTTCCTGTCGCCTCTGCCTCGTCGAGATCGAGGGACGCGCCGGCATGCCGGCCTCCTGCACGACACCGGTCGCACCCGCCATGGTGGTGTCTACCCAGACCCAGCGGCTGAAGGACGTTCGCCGCGGCGTCATGGAGCTCTATATCTCCGACCACCCGCTCGACTGCCTGACCTGTGCCGCCAACGGCGATTGCGAATTGCAGGACATGGCGGGCGCCGTAGGCTTGCGCGACGTGCGCTACGGCTATGACGGCTCCAACCACGTCACGGCGCGCAACAATGGGGAAGCCAACCTCAAATGGGCGCCGAAGGACGAGTCCAATCCCTATTTCACCTATGATCCGGCGAAGTGCATCGTCTGCTCGCGCTGCGTACGCGCTTGCGAGGAGGTGCAGGGCACCTTCGCGCTGACGATCAGCGGACGTGGCTTCGATTCTCGCGTTTCCGCCGGCATGAACGAGGACTTCGTCTCGTCCGAATGCGTCTCCTGCGGCGCCTGCGTGCAGGCCTGCCCGACGGCGACGCTGACGGAAAAGTCAGTGATCGAAATCGGCCAACCGGAGCATTCGGTGATCACCACCTGCGCCTATTGCGGCGTCGGCTGCTCGTTCAAGGCGGAAATGCGCGGCGAGGAACTGGTGCGCATGGTGCCGTGGAAAGATGGCCAGGCGAACCGCGGCCATTCCTGCGTCAAGGGCCGCTTTGCCTATGGCTATTCGAGCCATAAGGACCGCATTCTCAATCCGATGATCCGCGAGAGGATCTCTGATCCGTGGCGCGAGGTCACCTGGGAAGAAGCCTTTGCGCATGTGGCTTCCGAGTTCCGCCGCATCCAGTATCAATATGGCCGCGATTCCGTCGGCGGCATCACGTCGTCCCGCTGCACCAATGAGGAGACCTATCTGGTGCAGAAGCTGGTGCGCGCCGGCTTCCGCAACAACAATGTCGACACCTGCGCCCGTGTGTGCCATTCGCCGACCGGCTACGGCCTCGGCCAGGCCTTCGGTACTTCGGCCGGCACCCAGAATTTCGACAGCGTCGAACACACGGATGTCGCCATCATCATCGGTGCCAATCCGACCGATGGGCATCCGGTCTTCGCGTCGCGCCTGAAGAAGCGGCTGCGCGAAGGCGCCAAGCTGATCGTCATCGATCCGCGGCGGATCGATCTCGTCCGCTCGGCCCATGTCGAGGCGTCCTACCATCTGCCGCTGAAACCCGGGACCAACGTGGCCATCCTGACGGCGTTGGCGCATGTCATCGTCACCGAAGGGCTTGCCAACGAAGCCTTCATCCGTGAGCGCTGCGACTGGTCGGAATTCGAGGATTGGGCGGTTTTCGTCGCCGAACCCCATCACAGCCCGGAAGCGACAGAGGCCTACACTGGCGTTCCCGCCGAACTGGTTCGCGGCGCCGCGCGGCTCTACGCCACCGGCGGCAACGGCGCAATCTATTACGGGCTCGGGGTTACCGAACACAGCCAAGGCTCGACGACGGTGATGGCGATCGCCAACCTCGCCATGGTGACCGGCAACATCGGCCGGCCGGGTGTAGGCGTCAATCCGCTGCGCGGCCAGAACAACGTCCAGGGCTCGTGCGACATGGGCTCCTTCCCGCACGAGCTCCCGGGCTACCGCCACATTTCCGACGATGCGACGCGCGAGACTTTCGAAAAGCTCTGGGGCGTGACTCTCAACAACGAGCCCGGGCTTCGCATACCCAACATGCTGGATGCCGCCGTCGAGGGTACTTTCAAGGCGCTTTACATCCAGGGAGAGGATATTCTCCAGTCCGACCCGGATACCAAGCATGTGGCCGCCGGCCTTGCCGCGATGGAATGCGTCGTCGTGCACGACCTGTTCCTCAACGAGACGGCCAACTATGCCCACGTCTTCCTGCCCGGCTCGACCTTCCTCGAGAAGGACGGCACCTTCACCAATGCCGAACGGCGCATCAACCGCGTGCGCCGGGTTATGACGCCACGGAACGGCTATGCCGATTGGGAAGTGACGCTGAAGCTTGCCCAGGCCATGGGGCTCGACTGGAAGTATCGCCATCCGTCCGAGATCATGGACGAGATCGCCGCGATGACGCCGAGCTTCGCCATGGTCTCCTACGACTATCTGGACAAGATGGGCTCGGTGCAGTGGCCGTGCAACGAAAAGGCGCCGCTTGGCTCGCCGATCATGCATATCGACGGCTTCGTGCGCGGCAAGGGCAAGTTCATCCGCACCGAATATGTGGCGACGGACGAGCGGACCGGTCCGCGCTTCCCGCTGCTGCTGACCACCGGCCGAATCCTCAGCCAGTACAATGTCGGCGCCCAGACGCGGCGCACCGACAACGTCGTCTGGCATGCGGAGGATCGCCTGGAGATTCATCCGCACGATGCCGAGCAGCGCGGCATCCGCGATGGCGATTGGGTCAGGCTCGCCAGCCGTGCGGGCGAAACGACACTCAGGACGCTGATTACCGATCGCGTTGCGCCGGGCGTCGTCTATACGACCTTCCATCATCCGACGACGCAGGCGAACGTCATCACCACGGATTTCTCAGACTGGGCGACCAACTGCCCGGAATACAAAGTGACCGCGGTACAGGTTTCGCCGTCGAACGGCCCATCCGATTGGCAGCGCGATTATGATGAACAGGCGCGCCAGTCGCGTCGGATTGCCGGCAAGCTGGAGGCAGCGGAGTAG
- a CDS encoding formate dehydrogenase subunit delta has protein sequence MSPDNLNAKLIYMANQIATFFQSQPAEVAAQGVATHINKYWEPRMRRKLFEHIERGGEGLNPLVIEAASKIRRPEAA, from the coding sequence ATGTCGCCTGACAATCTTAATGCAAAGCTTATCTACATGGCGAACCAGATCGCCACCTTCTTCCAGAGCCAGCCGGCCGAAGTGGCGGCTCAAGGGGTGGCGACGCATATCAACAAATATTGGGAGCCACGCATGCGGCGGAAGCTTTTCGAGCACATCGAGCGGGGTGGCGAAGGACTGAACCCGCTGGTGATCGAGGCGGCTTCAAAGATCCGCCGCCCGGAGGCGGCATAG
- the rocF gene encoding arginase: MKSITLIGAPIEEGSGRRGAAMGPTALRIAGIDTVLAELGHTVHDEGDVRPLPARDLANHPGANNLQMVGAFARALHDAVHETARKGHFPIILGGDHALSMGSVSGMARHADELGRPLFVLWLDAHADFNSPLTSPSGNMHGMPVAFFCGEAEFAPILAGDRPLVDPKRVYQVGIRSVDAREREEIAENGVNVYDMRAVDEMGMANIIREILNDVRAANGLLHVSLDVDFMDPEIAPGVGTTVPGGATLREAHLIMEMLCDSGLVSSLDVVELNPFLDDRGKSARILVELTASLFGRRIFDRPTRSA, from the coding sequence ATGAAGAGCATCACGCTGATCGGCGCACCGATCGAGGAAGGGTCGGGACGTCGCGGCGCGGCTATGGGGCCGACGGCGCTACGGATCGCCGGCATCGATACGGTGCTTGCGGAACTTGGCCATACGGTTCACGACGAGGGCGATGTCCGCCCGCTGCCGGCACGCGACCTTGCCAATCATCCGGGCGCCAACAATTTGCAGATGGTCGGAGCCTTTGCCCGAGCGCTGCATGACGCCGTGCATGAGACCGCCCGCAAAGGCCATTTCCCGATCATTCTCGGCGGCGACCATGCCCTATCGATGGGCAGCGTCTCCGGCATGGCCCGCCATGCCGACGAACTCGGGCGGCCGCTCTTCGTGCTGTGGCTCGACGCCCATGCCGACTTCAATTCGCCGCTCACGTCGCCTTCCGGCAACATGCACGGCATGCCCGTCGCCTTCTTCTGCGGCGAAGCGGAATTCGCTCCGATCCTCGCCGGCGACCGACCGCTGGTCGACCCGAAGAGGGTCTATCAGGTCGGCATCCGCTCGGTCGACGCGCGCGAGCGAGAGGAAATCGCCGAAAACGGCGTCAATGTCTATGACATGCGTGCCGTCGACGAGATGGGCATGGCCAACATAATCCGCGAAATTCTCAATGACGTTCGCGCCGCCAACGGCTTGCTGCATGTGAGCCTCGACGTCGATTTCATGGATCCGGAAATCGCCCCCGGCGTCGGCACGACCGTTCCGGGCGGCGCCACCTTGCGAGAAGCCCATCTGATCATGGAGATGCTCTGCGACAGCGGTCTCGTTTCGTCTCTCGACGTTGTGGAACTCAACCCTTTCCTCGACGATCGCGGCAAGAGCGCGCGCATCCTGGTGGAGCTGACGGCGAGCCTCTTCGGCCGGCGTATCTTTGACCGGCCGACCCGCAGCGCCTGA
- a CDS encoding VOC family protein: protein MPIYGGGPAARQICIKLFVRHGDEEQAIAFYRDVLGAELLQRHEWSGVLTSADLIIGDSIFRVAGANPRRDAEPRLGGPRSPHALGTTAAILELHVDDVDRVLGRALGAGASLRNAAETLATGDRVAALIDPFGHIWALFSATEATEAAHAFGVDRNAA, encoded by the coding sequence ATGCCCATCTATGGTGGCGGGCCAGCGGCGCGACAGATTTGCATAAAACTGTTCGTCAGACATGGTGACGAGGAGCAGGCAATCGCCTTCTACCGTGACGTCCTCGGTGCCGAGCTTCTCCAGCGGCATGAATGGAGCGGCGTTTTGACGAGCGCCGATCTCATCATAGGCGACTCGATCTTCCGGGTGGCCGGTGCCAATCCACGCAGGGACGCTGAACCGCGGCTCGGCGGCCCGCGCTCGCCGCATGCGCTCGGAACAACCGCGGCGATCCTCGAGCTTCACGTCGATGACGTGGATCGCGTGCTGGGACGGGCGCTCGGCGCCGGCGCAAGCCTGCGCAACGCCGCCGAAACCCTGGCGACGGGAGATCGAGTCGCCGCACTCATCGATCCCTTTGGGCATATTTGGGCGCTGTTCAGCGCGACAGAGGCGACCGAGGCCGCTCACGCGTTTGGGGTCGATCGGAATGCCGCGTGA
- a CDS encoding Lrp/AsnC family transcriptional regulator, which yields MDDLDQMLISALRQNARTPVSKLSAMTGVSRATVAARIDRLVANGTIAAFTIRTGSEIPASGVRAVVMIEVHGKMADRVAEQLRGLPQVRALHSTNGRWDFIAELEDRDLVSFDETLRRIRLIDGISVTETNILLKTSKMTAF from the coding sequence ATGGATGATCTCGATCAGATGCTTATCAGCGCGCTCAGGCAGAATGCCCGCACGCCTGTATCAAAGCTTTCTGCCATGACCGGCGTATCACGCGCGACCGTTGCCGCCCGTATCGACAGGCTGGTGGCGAACGGAACGATCGCGGCCTTCACAATCCGGACGGGATCGGAAATCCCCGCTTCCGGTGTCCGGGCCGTCGTCATGATCGAGGTCCATGGCAAGATGGCCGACCGCGTTGCCGAGCAATTGCGCGGCCTGCCGCAGGTGAGGGCGCTGCACAGCACCAACGGGCGGTGGGACTTCATCGCCGAACTCGAGGACCGCGATCTTGTCAGTTTTGACGAGACACTACGGCGGATCCGTCTCATCGATGGTATTAGCGTCACGGAAACGAACATTCTTCTGAAGACCAGCAAGATGACTGCGTTCTGA
- the rocD gene encoding ornithine--oxo-acid transaminase: protein MTTTAALIETEYRLGAHNYKPLDVVLSRGEGVYVWDIDGNRYLDCLSAYSAVNQGHCHPKIFEAMIEQAQKLTLTSRAFRNDQLAHFYEEVAALTGSHKVLPMNSGAEAVETAIKAVRKWGYEVKGVADDKAEIIVCSNNFHGRTMGIVGFSTDPDARTGFGPFAPGFKIVPFGDIDAFREAITENTVAFLVEPIQGEAGVVVPPTGYFPAVRELCTRHGITLILDEIQTGLGRTGKLLAEEHEGIEADVTLIGKALSGGFYPVSAVLSNSQVLGVLKPGQHGSTFGGNPLACAIARAALKALTEEGMIENSARMGERFQSGLRDIRSNIIKDVRGRGLMLAVELVPEAGGARKYCEALKERGILAKDTHGDTIRIAPPLVITEDQVDWAVEHFAAVLASV from the coding sequence ATGACGACGACCGCAGCCTTGATCGAAACCGAATACCGGCTCGGCGCCCACAACTATAAGCCCCTCGACGTGGTGCTGTCGCGCGGCGAGGGCGTCTATGTCTGGGACATCGATGGCAACCGGTATCTTGACTGTCTGTCGGCCTATTCCGCCGTCAACCAGGGCCATTGCCACCCGAAGATCTTCGAGGCGATGATCGAGCAGGCGCAGAAGCTGACGCTCACATCGCGTGCCTTCCGCAACGACCAGCTCGCGCATTTCTACGAGGAGGTCGCAGCCCTCACCGGCTCGCACAAGGTGCTGCCGATGAATTCCGGCGCCGAAGCGGTGGAGACGGCGATCAAGGCCGTTCGCAAGTGGGGATACGAGGTCAAGGGCGTCGCCGATGACAAGGCCGAAATCATCGTCTGCTCCAACAATTTCCACGGGCGCACCATGGGCATCGTCGGCTTCTCGACCGATCCGGATGCGCGCACCGGCTTCGGGCCCTTCGCGCCGGGCTTCAAGATCGTCCCCTTCGGCGACATCGACGCGTTTCGTGAAGCGATCACCGAAAACACCGTCGCCTTTCTCGTCGAACCGATTCAGGGTGAGGCGGGAGTGGTCGTGCCGCCCACCGGATATTTCCCGGCGGTTCGCGAGCTTTGCACCAGACACGGCATTACTCTCATTCTCGACGAGATTCAGACGGGGCTCGGCCGCACCGGCAAGCTGCTTGCCGAGGAGCACGAAGGCATCGAAGCGGACGTGACGCTGATCGGCAAGGCGCTGTCCGGCGGCTTTTATCCGGTCTCCGCCGTGCTCTCCAATTCGCAAGTGCTCGGCGTCTTGAAACCCGGGCAGCACGGATCGACCTTCGGCGGCAATCCGCTCGCCTGCGCGATTGCCAGAGCGGCGCTGAAGGCGCTCACCGAGGAGGGCATGATTGAAAACTCGGCCCGCATGGGCGAGCGCTTCCAGAGCGGCCTGCGCGACATTCGTTCCAACATCATCAAGGATGTGCGCGGCCGCGGCCTCATGCTCGCCGTCGAATTGGTTCCGGAAGCCGGCGGCGCCCGCAAGTACTGCGAAGCGTTGAAGGAGCGCGGCATTCTCGCCAAGGACACCCATGGCGACACGATCCGCATAGCACCACCGCTCGTCATTACCGAAGATCAGGTCGATTGGGCGGTCGAGCATTTCGCGGCCGTGCTTGCATCCGTCTGA
- a CDS encoding chemotaxis protein CheW: MTGTLRMAGFDGETLEIIAFRLHEQEFCVKTTTIREIRGWAPSTPIPHSPPEVIGVMNLRGTVIPIIDLAHKLGMKSTVANERSAIVVAEVHSMVIGLVVDRVSDILTVQGSQVQPVPEVTSSFDKSSAEGIIANESGMICFLNLARMFKERDVEELAA, translated from the coding sequence ATGACAGGCACACTGAGGATGGCCGGATTTGACGGCGAGACGCTCGAGATCATAGCGTTCCGCCTCCATGAACAGGAATTTTGCGTCAAGACCACGACGATTCGCGAGATTCGCGGCTGGGCGCCCTCGACGCCGATCCCGCATTCGCCGCCGGAAGTGATCGGCGTGATGAACCTGCGCGGCACGGTGATCCCGATCATCGACCTTGCCCATAAGCTCGGCATGAAATCGACCGTCGCCAACGAGCGCAGCGCCATCGTCGTCGCGGAAGTTCACAGCATGGTCATCGGCCTCGTGGTCGACCGCGTCTCCGATATTCTTACCGTTCAAGGCAGTCAGGTGCAGCCGGTACCGGAAGTGACCAGCTCCTTCGACAAGAGCTCCGCGGAAGGCATCATTGCCAATGAATCCGGCATGATCTGCTTCCTCAATCTTGCGCGCATGTTCAAGGAAAGAGACGTCGAAGAACTCGCCGCCTGA
- the fdhD gene encoding formate dehydrogenase accessory sulfurtransferase FdhD → MARFKTTFKIPEAAWRAGALVTQSRVVPEETPIALTYGGSTHAVMMATPGDFEDFAVGFSLTEGIITDPDQIENIDVVAEDKGIDLQITLKDELNEALRLRRRHMAGPVGCGLCGIESIEQAVRATPDVSASPLRLSQQDVIKAVALLNGQQPLHFETRAVHGAAFYVPGRGLIAVREDVGRHNALDKLTGAAARAGFKGAEGAVVVTSRVSVEMVQKTAIVGSPVIIAISAPTALAIRTAQEAGMTLIALVRGDEFEIFTHAERIDTGAVADVA, encoded by the coding sequence ATGGCTCGTTTCAAGACGACCTTCAAGATTCCCGAGGCTGCGTGGCGCGCCGGCGCTCTCGTCACCCAGTCGCGCGTCGTGCCGGAGGAGACGCCTATCGCGCTCACCTATGGCGGATCGACGCATGCGGTGATGATGGCGACGCCCGGAGATTTCGAAGATTTCGCCGTCGGCTTCAGCTTGACCGAAGGTATCATCACCGATCCCGACCAGATCGAAAACATCGATGTCGTCGCCGAGGATAAGGGCATCGACCTGCAGATCACGCTCAAAGACGAGCTGAACGAGGCTTTGCGCCTGCGCCGCCGCCATATGGCAGGGCCTGTCGGCTGTGGCCTCTGCGGTATCGAATCGATCGAGCAGGCCGTTCGCGCCACCCCGGATGTCTCGGCTTCACCGCTCAGGCTCTCGCAGCAGGACGTGATCAAGGCGGTCGCGCTTCTCAACGGCCAGCAGCCGCTGCACTTCGAAACACGCGCCGTGCACGGTGCGGCTTTCTATGTGCCGGGACGAGGCTTGATTGCCGTCCGTGAGGATGTCGGTCGACACAACGCGCTCGACAAATTGACCGGTGCCGCGGCGCGCGCCGGCTTCAAGGGCGCGGAAGGCGCCGTCGTCGTCACATCGCGCGTGTCCGTCGAAATGGTCCAGAAGACTGCGATCGTTGGAAGCCCGGTGATCATCGCCATTTCGGCGCCGACGGCGCTCGCCATACGCACAGCACAGGAGGCCGGCATGACGCTCATTGCGCTGGTGCGCGGCGACGAATTCGAAATCTTCACCCATGCCGAGCGCATTGATACCGGAGCTGTTGCCGATGTCGCCTGA